The following DNA comes from Erigeron canadensis isolate Cc75 chromosome 3, C_canadensis_v1, whole genome shotgun sequence.
TAAATAAGTTACTAGACTCGGTCACGTGGGTACCACCCTATCCGCTAACAAATCCTTGTCTCCTACTCAAATCCCCTAACCGATTAGCTACAAGTGTGAGTACCACCCTATCCATCTATAGTTGCCTAACGAATTAGTTTGTTTAACTATTTTAATGACAATCTTATCTACCAAATTACCAATCCGTTAACACACTTAATCCTATTACTACCGAATTATTCTTCACCAGTCCATGACATAAAGCCAATTATCTAAACCTTAGACAATCAAGATCATGAAGACACACCAATAATACCATTACAAGCATGCATACACAACCAACAATTCAACAATAAATAACAAGCATTAAGTATATCAAGAtcacgacaaaatgttaagtgTATCTACATGCAACCATCACATAATCATGTCACTTCATCTTAGTATATGATTAAATACCTAGCTActcataataaaagaacaatcaCAATCAATAATGTATAAATCCATAATATACCAACAAAGAAATAGAGAATTGATTGATGTCGAATTAGTGCTCGTCACGGTTGCGGCTGTGACTCTCGCTCACGACGTACACCACCTCCTTCTAgattgatgattatgatgattatgttgttAAGGATTGACTTTTTGATTAATGGATGATATTAGGGTGTTAAGAggtgtcacaccccaccttagacGAAATcataggatatgacgaaaagacataacatagcacatggaatttataatagagttttactaaatgaaatgtaattgcAACAGCGGGACAAGTCTTAGGCAACATGCCCAGATAAATAGCAATGATGTAGCAATTAGCTAATTAAAACCCATGAAGGATCTCATTATTGGTCTCACTAAGTCCTTATTCTCTAGCTCCTCaaacattgttattacctgaaaatgaatgctcgaaaatgtcaacataatgttggtgagttcgtaggtttaaaggaatacaaatgaatttgttgtgcaATGATATAAGTAGTTTGgaaaatagtgtaaatataaacatatagtagcatgtatgcataccaaatactgatcaatgccatcatagttttcCAACAATACAAcctcatcactcctgccaacaactcaataaCACACTGCCtaccaacaactcaatcacacattgtATACCAACAAACTACCAGCTAGAGTATAGAGTTGGTTAATAGTTATCAAATAGTACGTCTTCAATAGATTTCGACAGACATCTACTGCATCATAGGAATCAACacaagcaagctagcatacacatttcataattacatgtatttgttcaaaaaaaaaaaaaactagttttggcacaactagtaaagaaatgaaaagtgttttgagcatcattttccctcaaagaaataaaataaaatggggccacgaaactcacctcaacaagcaagtagttgtgTAAAGTCCAGAAAGgtcactagaatctacacagcatatatatgaacaagttacaattatggataTGGTTAATAaccatccattgtaacccgtatttgatgaaatacacatatggatACTTTCAAAATGTTTACAACCtgatttgtcatgtattattaagttataagtcacataacttaatatagtgtatttgttttaatgacgTATCATTggtttctacaagttcatattcactgaaattttttgtaattttatctatttttaattaggatgaaacgaacaattcaaactttcaaatcttaaccactgtaACCTTAGAATGTTaaatacttacatgaatttttacataatttatttggcatgtcatctatttttaaaagttctATAATTACAGAttagtcagaaaaatcactgtttgcgcacagaaaagttttataaaagttaaggaccTTCGAAACTTAAAAAAATCCATTCTTTTGGCTATcaactcttaacatcttaaatatGTTTCTGGAAAAACATAAACTTCCAGTTtttaaaatcgaccaagatatgactatatGAAGTCGACCTAGATCTgctcggaaaactcagctttgcacagttttgttataaaattagtTTGACAatcttaaacttcatattttgacacgaaaccaacTTCACCAGAAAGTACAcctcctgaacttaattttagacaccaaaaacgtgacttaaccatcttccaagaccaagatacgacctttccaAGTTAGCAaactgaatctgtccagattctgaagtAATTCCAACttactatttatatatttatatataaacttccaaatctttccaacacctatacaaatctgttattatgatttccatggcaccataattagttttcttaaattatattaattactacTCTAAAATTAATACGTAAACTTTTATGATTAATGTGATCTATACTTCAAACTCttgatttaaccttaaaaagtctttcattagttattataaattttgccataatatcaaataggttacttaaaataaaagatcaataaatataaagataaatttatatatatatgaaaagaaaagataagtaatttaccccaagattgacgATCACTCCTTAGACACCTTgtcaaaataacataaaatttaatcTATAgggattttattattaatagtaatttaaatcaaaagttcataaaaattaaattaatcttACCAAATCTTTGCTTGACAAggatgataaaaaagaaaattgattttgtgATATATGGTTGTCTTTTTGGTTCGATGCAGCAGCAAAACAAATCAATGAGTAATTTGTTTTAgagcttttattttgatgactAATAAGGCTTATATACCAAACTTGTAGGGATAAGTGTTTGAGTTGGTTTATACTTAGGATACATTATAACATTAATCAAGTATTCTAATGGAACTAGAATTCCTATCTGACCGACATTTCATTTGTATCCTCACTTGTCATAtccctttttatatttattttagtgtTATTCCATAAACTTGCTTAATgaagttattattataaatattattgcAACATGAACTAGATTGGGATATTAAATCCTTGTTGATCGAACCAACTATCAGAGGGATATCCTCCATATTTTGTATGTATTATATTGTgcacttttaaatatatatgatgatcttattaatttaaataaatatttcatgctttataaacattattattattacgactTAACTCATTAGATCACTTCATTGTACAATAACTAATCTGTATTGATTTAACAATATCTAAAAATGAATATGACTAACTACTACGCGTCTGCAGAGTACGGTGTGAATAACTCGATTTCTACACTGAATTCATAGAATCAATGCTGGAtttgatgtgtgtgtgttcttggtgtgagagtgtgtgttttgagagagaaagtggatgattggaattaatgtgtgTGTAAATTGTTACAAGAATGAAAGGATTAAAGGTTCCAAGCTTTTTTATGATCTCTAAGgtgtgagggtatttatagtctaattacatacatatgctaattatcacatttagtccctcaaccttattGATCATacatctatgacttaacaacaagtaagtccattaatctaaattacactttatcactattttttggatttctaacattctcccccttagtgatatattgtaatgaatgaagtacgtgttatcttATCTTGtatgaatgaatttgatgagcccggtggtgaagacaattggtgtgttgaaacaagtcttcaaagcttcctcttttgtctttggagaacttgattcagtcttggtcttggacttcttgaagttaaatcatgtggtgattctcaatgttctttttgaacagagaataataagtgtgtgtgtgtctcgaatctttgaggattgttgaatcTTGAATCTGAGTTGTCTTTGGatatgcggaaggtatgaacttgtctttgattcttcaatcttcgattcttgagggaaattcaacttcttgattcttgattctttgattcttgattctttgattcttgagtgaatttcattttcttgaaaTGAAGTTTCATGAATAattactctcccccttgatgtatgcattggagcttcttgataaagtgttgttgtatgacttgaagatcttgaataaagtgtgttgatgaagactcttttgaagctttacttctttgacttgaatcttctaaccaatttttcaactttttgatgCTTGATCTTTGTTAAATCATctttaaacactttggagagtaagcgattgaatgaagtttggataagtctcttatgaagtaatcatgctcccccttaatttgtgagtataaacatttttggAGCACCTTTGAACTTATGTACCATGTTGAgtgaatatcctttcatctatggtctcattcttatctttgaaaGATAAACCTAAACCTTTTGAAACAACCCaacacaaacttttataaacctAAACCTTTTGAAACATCCAAACACAAAAATTTTCTCCTtgttgtccttatcaatcattcttatttctttctcaatcaatcatagtATTTTCTCCCCcacataatgacaaagttgggaaccaatgtcattatgcaaacattgattgataaaatgtcaaaataaataacacGACCCAAAGTTAGATTttatgcacatggagaaatGTCAACCACcaaaacatcaacccaaaccattagcccaacccaaggAATCCTAGAGGTGACTAatatgtaaggttgaagttgttggtacaaacgttattgGGAACTTGCAGGTGCATTCGggggtagtttgaacaatgtgacTCCAAGTGAAGGTTACAAGATCCTCGATGACATGGCAAAAGAGTTCTCTATCCGAGAAGAAACCCAAAGTAGGAGATCGGGAAGTAAGACTGTTGCTAAGGTGGAAAGTTGTGAAGAGTCAAGGTTAGTTGCTGAAGTAAAGGCACTCTCGAAGCAAATGAATGAAAGGTTTGACAGCCAAGATGCAAGGTTCAAGAGCATAGAAAGAGATGTTAATGTCATAGCCGATGGATGCTACTACTGTGGAGACATGCACTATTCAGAAGATTGCCCGGACAAGTCGGCTCAGGAAGTTTGTTATGTGCAGAATCAGCAGCAGGGAAACTTTAACCAGAAcaccggttatcaaaaccggcaatcaggtacttcttatccCTCATCTTCTTTTAACACTAACGATTCTGGGTTTAGTGGGAacaggtttagcaggttcaacaatCAGCAAAACGCAACCGTTGAATTGAGAGACATTATGAAGGACTTGATCAGTGCTCAGAAAGCAACTAACGACAAAGTGGAAGAACAATCCAAGAAGATGCATTCTGCATGGGATTCTATGACTACTCGTCTGGACGGTTTGGCTCATAAGTTGGATCAAAGTACAAAGAGCACTCAAGCTACGTTCCAGGATTTGGAAGCTAAGATCGAAAGGCTAGGGAATCTAAATAGGCAGCCCGGTACTCTACCGAGCAATACTCAACCTAACCCTAAGCCACAACTGAACAACCAAGGATCGGGACCGAAATACACTCCTCCGAATGCTCGAAAAGAATATGTTAATGCAATCACAACTCGATCAGGTAACACTTATAACTCAGTTAATCTTTTCCCTAATAATGTTACCCCAATTGTGCAGGTACATGAAGAAAAGGAGCAGGTTGATGAAGAAGTAGAGATGGAGCCGAACCCAACCGTGCAGAATCCGGCAGTTCCATCTAAACAGGCTGAAAAACTGGAAGTAAAGCCTTACAAGCCAAAAATTCCATTCCCTCAGAGATTGGTGAAAGAGAAGCTAAAGAAGCAGATGGAGAAGTTTGTAAGTCATCTAAGTAAGTTGCACATTAATATACCATTTTTAGATGCAATTGTGCAGATGCCAGgttatgcaaagtgtttgaggcAAATCTTGATGAATAAGAAAAATCTGGCGGGGGTGACAACTACAGTGCTTGAGGATGTTTGTTCAGTAGCAGTGACAGGTAAGTTACCTGAAAAACGGAGGGACCCAGGTAGTTTTACTATCCCTTGTACGATTGGTAATTTATCAGTTAAACGCGCGTTAAATGATTCGGGAGCGAGTATTAATCTCATGCCTTCATCGATTTATTCTAAGTTGAATTTAGGAgaaccaaaaccaattaaaatgaaaatccatttggcCGATAAATCTTAAATTAAACTTATGGGGATCTTAGAAGATGTGTTAGTCAAGGTGGGTGGTTTGGTTTTTCCTGTAGATTTTGTCATTATTGATGTAGATGAAGCATTAGATTTCCCCCTTATCCTAGGAAGACCATTTCTTGCTACAGCTGATGCTAACATtgaggttggtcgtggtaaGCTTACATTGAGAGTAAGGAATGAGTCAGTGACATTCTCGAACACATATTCTGTTTCTTTACCTAATGTTGTTAACTCTGTTGAAACTGCATGTGTTAGCTCTATAAATTTGCAGATTGATGAATGGCTAGATAAGGAGCTTGAGAAAAAGAAGGTTGAGTTGAAGACAACGTCAGTGCCAGTTTCCAACCCAGTGGATGGCTCGTGTGCTAAGATTCGTAAACTTTACAGTCGTTTGAAATCTGCTGTTTCTCATGGTAATGTTAAATTGTCTGAAGAGTTGTGCTCGAATTTATCAACAAAGGAGAAAGAGGAGTTGATGATGGTTGTTGATACTTCTGGTCGAGCAAATGATTGGATTGTTGACAAGGTGAAAGGTACATGTTTTTCACCGTTTAAGGGTAGACCGCCTaacactttaagtgtgggggcgTCAGAGACCCCACTATGGTAATTATTCGGGATAGgagtctagctaacgactcgttaataaattaagcgcttctcaggaggcaacccgtgtttcgtattttatttttcttttgattttgtttgaaTAAGTAGGATTGACTAATGCAGGGCTCTATTTTATATCAGTTATCTTTTAATTATGTGTTCATGGTGATATCAAGATTGCatgtcatatgcatatgctggcagtaaggtTAGCGTCATATtttgttggcatcattcacgCATGGAACACCATTTATACCCTATAAGCTTTTCTTGttctctatttttctttttgtttactcTCCCCTATTTTCCATAGTTTGCCTTAgtttattggacattgagggcattgtccaacTTGAGTGTGGGGGGTggtaaataagaaaaagttgggtattttttaacttttgcatGTTTGTCCCTATATTTGATTGATTGCTTTTGTCACTTAAATATCGATATTAATGAGCAATCTAACTACACCCttggtacaaattttaatatgtggaatgtgttttgactggtTAATTAGGcaatcccttctggattaataacattgctagcatgcttatagcaccaaaacacccaAATTGTGAGATTAGTAATTCATTGCTAGATATGATAGGTGTACGGTTTTGGGAtctattagccttgtaaatttgtccttctcttaggcttttggatttatccggaagtaagggtctcttttagagctctgaactataatgtgcaagtttgaggttggttttccattttcggattatttcatttgctatgagtgtgtCGGTGATAGcgttgttattattttttatccGTTGTTTTTCTATATGATGAAGAGGCAAATTAGGATttaaacctttgttctttgtttattcaTCCCTTGTTCCGTaaaatttgttatgtgcatgttttgtaatgtgctaAGTAGCCAACTGCATTGGTTAGTAAACCACCCGTTTAAAACccttatgttgcactcacttttagtgcaagaaacaatagaaaacatgttgtcattaCCTTGTTCTTTGCTATTAAATCCACCCTGAACATACACTTTTCCTAGCCATAAtgatagtcgaagtcctggtgggtcattggttacCTATGCTAGTGGATGGTTTGGATTTGGTTTTGTTATGTCGGGTTGGGATATTATCATTTaatgggggtagtttgatttcgtcatgatcTTGGATCGAGTCTGAATTGTTCATCTTAGcacttttatcaaaagatttgtcactgtttcaaCATTattaagagaataccaattagtcagagtaaaagtagctcatttaaaaataataaaaaaaaaaataataaaagaactgaaaaataaaaacaaaatggaaaaaatgaaaaagagcttgggctgtcagttggtattccTCATTTTAGGTCAAATCATTTCTCTAAGTTGGTACAATTACACCAACGAAAGGATCTTGGAAAGTTATAATTTTCAGTTGTTATTAGTAAGTTGGCAAGTTTGTTTAAGTCAACGATGGTtagatttggttgataagttgtttgatttcATACACCAAAATGGTGTCGGTTTGTTATCGTTCTATTGGGGTTATGGTCGGGAGAACTTCTTGGgatgtggaccgttggcaactaatgacatgggtttgtttggactagactatatgtgaaaaatttgttaaatgttgtgttagttctttgttaacactaaGTGTTCACCCAAATTTCTATACCTTGTTTAAATACCCTGTTTAGCCCTAAtgttacaacccttaaagtcctcttctgatagacgttatagggcgcaaGCGCCTTGGCGATGTAGGAATgaacctagtacaagcctatggttaaaagagtatgcatcacgacttggctattgagtgattattcaaatattcaaccccaaaagtaagttagttggagtaggataggcgagatatcacttgttcgtttcatttgtgcttagtcgtgttattaaggcttgtatatcagtcaaatattgtcaaacattccggttttcatttaagattaaaactgcctaaccatcttctttgttttaattatggttgagcttctttttgataactGAAATGTGGTTTCCATGATGTGCCGAGGTATtagttgttttttcttttttaacttggAATTAcgtgaggacaagcaaagcttaagtgtggggagatttgatatgtcatattttataACAATTTCCCACAATGTATTTAGTTGCTTTTGTATGAAATTTGAGTCGTTatcgtatacatttggtgcgtttatggtatgtGTAAGTGATTTCAGGTTATAGCACGCGAGACAGATAATAATGGACAAAAAACGACTTAAAGAAGGATCAAGTGGAGTTCATGGATGAACCGGGTGAAAGATATAGTAAAAAAGGATGTTAAAATGAAGAAATTGTGATGAAATGAGCTTAACACCCATTACATGATTTAACTGCCATTACGGGCTTGCCATGGCCATGATTGTGTTACCCACTGTAACGGCCATTAGAGAAGTTAACGGCCATTAAGACCTAAAGGACTGATGGTGTCATGATAGAAGCTGACGGGCGTTAGTTACTTAACAGGCATTAGACGGGATGCAACTTCTTCACGCTGGATGATGTTCCCTCCTTCGTGACCCCAACATCATGTTGGTTGCCAACACTGCCTATAGCAGagttgttaaaacttaaaaatgggTCAGTTCCGGTTATGTATAATCAATAACGTACCAAACCGGTCAAAATAATTAGAAAGTTGGCTAAAAATGGAACATGTCAAATGGATCCAACGTGTTCCGCGTAGAGTGCAAGTGCAAATGTTATCTTAAAACtgaaattatatagtttttgtcaGACATACTAATTATTTAtcaagtaaaaaataataactatttCATGTCAACCATGGACATGTATTAACCTATACCAAAAAACCCACTTTGACTCATTATCCAATCCACCTAACCCGTcaatttgccacctctagtcaTTATAAAAAACACCCGATGTGCATGTTAAGTGTAACAACCGCTTTacgaatattctaattaagttcctAGATCGAactttcgccatctgaacggctagacagtccaaactatttaagttcttgacgtactttagacttaaaatatgtgcttatttggaggtcaatttgatcttaaatcttgatttacgtgacggattatgaattaattctataaaatatgaaggttcggttcataaataTTCATGTTCATAattgttctagtgcaaaatgttcacaaatagtcccttggaaatacctagtgcattcatttggaaaaggtataaatagaatgttgtagtgtgagaaaattcactattcattcatcacctccatttctcactctctctctaaaaacacatagtcaggaacatctccaccaccatttttcacacactaaaatcaccactttgattttgggttgtttgagtgaaatcatttgtacttttaggttccttgtgacgatcaaaacacgtttccaacaacaaatcacaggtaataacaacctcttttgagaatttgatcaaaacaaaagtgtactttttatgttcttgttcttgatgatttggtccgatttttgttaagaaGTCGTGTTAATAagtaatgggtttgtgtctagatATGTTCAACAacattttggtgaacaaatttgagtcataacatgattaaattacaaaacccatttttcaaaaatgaacataacttgtttttgaagttCAAAGTGTTCATGTGCTTGAACTGCCACTTTTGTTACTCGATGTTGTTTTATGTATGGTGGGGTCTGATGTTGATTCACAGTCTGGGTAACTAATCATATGATCGGTTTCGCTCAAATGTTGAATTGAATCAGTCGAATGGGTGATAGTGTTTGGAGTGTAAAGAAACGATCTCTTCTGCTTTatcatgaaacgatctaaatgatcAGATCATGAAGAACGACCTCTTTAATGAAACTAAAACGACCTCTTTTGAAGAAGaagtctaaaacgatctaaacagAATGAAGCGTAAAACGATCTGTTGGCCAAGAACttgtagaacgatctaaaaaggCTGTctaatgaaacgatctaaactaACCTAAGGCTAAGACGATCTAAATGATGAAGCAGTGAAACAATCTAAATGAACCTAAACCCAGAACGATCTCTTCCtgcttataaattataaaacgaTCCTTTCCATTTAAAAGTTGGAACGATCTCTTTTGAAGCATTAGGACGATCTCTTGCTACGGactttgaaacgatcttgactgATTCATTGTCTAAAACGATCTGAATTCATAAACCCATGAAACGATCCAATTTCTGAATCATGAAACGATCTTATTTAAACTTGCTTAGTACTAAACAATCTAAACATGGCAGGACTAGAACGATCCTTTTTTTTGATGAGTACCAAAACGACCTAAATAGAAGATTATAAAAcggttcttcatccataattACAAAACTATCTGTTTGGAAATATAAATTGATCTCCTTGCTTATCCTGGGAAACAATCTATTCTTACTCGAGTATGGAAGTGACCCGTTTGAATTGGATATCAAGACGATTACCTGAGTATCTTCAAGACGACCTAATCTGCTTAAGAGTCAAGATGATCTAAATAACCGAAACCCACCTATCCTTTTATTTGATCAGATAATCGACCTAGCTTTGTACATAACTCATGAACAGACCCTTGCTTGCAAGATTCTTTGATTAAGAACAATCAAGACTACTCATAGACTTCAGAACTAATTCTTAAAATGGTCCAAGACAATGTTCATTTTACAAAACCCTAATCAAGTTCACTAATAAAGGATGTACAGttaattaatgatataattagGTTGTGTGTGTTCAAAGATGTACAAGTTGAGTTCAGTTCGAGTACTTGAGTACATTTAAAGTCCATTTTGTGTCAAAACATTCTAAGTTCGTTAAGGgccaaatcatcggatcattAAGAACATTtctgtgattaattaatcaccaaGTCTAATATAAGTACCTATTATGTGACCTACAATATGTACTTAGGCTTCTGTCAAGGCATGCTTGAATTTGATAGATAAAACCTATCTATCTCGGTGCTTGTTCTATGTGCTCAATAACTGTGCGCGTActagatcactgtgagttcacttatccccttttcgtacatgttgttcaaagttctttatcggggactgaaaagcatgaaaactatttttatacttatatatatatacgttctTGAACcgttctacgtactattttacGATCGTATAAAttacttatgaaatgattatgaattatcttctaaagtttatttagatcttgaatgagCAGGGTCTTGAATACATTTATAATGCTATACATACTCTCTGTTGTGTATTtaggtcttgaatgggcaggacctGAATATACTCATATTACTATATATGTTCACTATTATGTACTTATTGTTCTATGTATGAGTTCTATGTTTATGCTATCAATTCAattcccacagttcagggaatgaaccgtaggtaattatggacagcgctattagggtaggcccaccctcattctctacagttcaggaggatgcatattatctgtacttgtGCTGATCTAGATCATACATATAGCTTACTTGATTATGTGAACTCACTGGTTCATTATAGTTCATCtatggccaatcgggttagcagtaattatatGCTTACATACTAAGTACATTTACTTGTTCTTAAACTGTTCttctattacaaagtacttttgatACACGTACTAAACTTATGATCTGTTCTTACCATACATACTAGTACTATGTACAACTATTAAGTACTagatgtgaatctcaccaactactttcgtagttgactcttttgaacttacatgcttttcaggctagactattagatcctttagcataggagtcttccttctcTCAGCTCATTCCTTTGGTGATTATTCGTACGTTCAAGATTCgtagctgtgaagacttcctgTTGCTTGTCCATGTTCAGAGTTCAAGATCATTTAAGACAATTGTTCtatcttttgaatattatctTATTCATggtgtaacaaccgccttacgaatattctaattaagttcttagatcATACTTTCGCCATTGGAACAGCTAGACAGTCCAATCtacttaagttcttgacgtactttagactcaaaatatgtgcttatttgaaggtcaattagatcttaaatcctgatttatgtgacggattatgaactaattcgataaaatatgaaggttcggttcataaatgttcgtgTCCATAAGTGTTCTAGTGCAAACTGTTCACAAATAGAATGTTGTAGTGTGAGaaaattcactattcattcatcacctccatttctcactctctctctagaaacacataGTTCAGACACCTTCCACctccattttcacacactaaaattaaccctttttattttggGTTGATTTTgagaaatcgtttgtacttcCGGGTTTCTcgtgacgatcaaaacacgtttccaTAATCGAATCACAGGTAACAACAACGATTCTTGTGAAATTGAGCAATTTAAATTTGTACTTTTTcatgttcatgttcttgatgatttggtccgatttttgttaagaaatcatgttaataatcaatgggtttgtgtctagatgtgtttaacatcattcTGGTGAACAAAATTGAGTCAtaacatgattaaattacaaaatctatTTTGAAAGTGAAGGTAGCTTGACTTGGAAGAAACAAACTGTTCTTGTGCTTTGATGATTCTAAAATCTGTTTTTACATAATAGAATGATGTTATTGACCTTATATATACTGTAACTATGTCCACTAATCCTAGAAGTCATACAAATCGACATGGAAATTAGGAAGAAAGAGCTACTTGATTCGTGTTTGGCTCGTTGGTGTTCATGAGCTAACGTAACTT
Coding sequences within:
- the LOC122591509 gene encoding uncharacterized protein LOC122591509; translated protein: MAKEFSIREETQSRRSGSKTVAKVESCEESRLVAEVKALSKQMNERFDSQDARFKSIERDVNVIADGCYYCGDMHYSEDCPDKSAQEVCYVQNQQQGNFNQNTGYQNRQSGTSYPSSSFNTNDSGFSGNRFSRFNNQQNATVELRDIMKDLISAQKATNDKVEEQSKKMHSAWDSMTTRLDGLAHKLDQSTKSTQATFQDLEAKIERLGNLNRQPGTLPSNTQPNPKPQLNNQGSGPKYTPPNARKEYVNAITTRSGNTYNSVNLFPNNVTPIVQVHEEKEQVDEEVEMEPNPTVQNPAVPSKQAEKLEVKPYKPKIPFPQRLVKEKLKKQMEKFVSHLSKLHINIPFLDAIVQMPGYAKCLRQILMNKKNLAGVTTTVLEDVCSVAVTGKLPEKRRDPGSFTIPCTIGNLSVKRALNDSGASINLMPSSIYSKLNLGEPKPIKMKIHLADKS